GCGCGGACAGTGCTTCTTCGGCGCGCAGCGCCAGAGCCAGATGCTCAACTTGGACGCCCTCGCGTTGCGCGAGTTCGGCCATTCCTTGGGTGGCGCGCTCGGCGATTGCTTGCGCCCAGGCTTGGAGCTTGTTGCTCAACAGGAGGTGACTTGCCTCGGGGTCGACGCGGTCGTCGTTGCTTGACAGCCTCACGACTTCGGTGACTCCCGATCTGAAGAGCCGGGTGATCGCGTTATCGATCGCGACGTGCATCTGGCTGACCACGAGTACCTTGTCCTGCGGCCGGGAGGCCAGGTATTGGTTGACGAGTTCGCAGATGAAGGAAGTTTTGCCGGTGCCTGGAGGCCCTTCGACGAGGAACAAATCGGTTGATCCGAGCGCATGGGATATCGCAACCTTTTTGTCGTCATCCAGATCAGCGGCGCGTGGCGTAAAGGCCACCGGTTCGGGGCGTTGCACTTGGGACGGGTCGAGGACCAACTCTCGCAGGTGCGGCCTCGCTGCGCTCCCGTCACGCAAAGCGGCCAGCGCGTCTTTCTGACGCCGGATCGCCACACGTGATGGAGTGCGATCTCGCACCAACTCGCCCTCGCGCGGCACGGTGCCGCCGCCACGGCGAGTGGTGACGCGGACGGTGACGTCCGTGCCGTCGATGTCGACGATCGTCACCGGTGTCCCCTTACCCGGCGCCTCGTCTGTCGCTCGGGCGACACGGTCCTGGTCCAGGACCGCCGTGGTGGGCGGGCTGGCGGCCTGTAGAACGATCTCGTGGCCAGAGCCCCCGAGGTGGGTATAAGTGATGGGCTCCTCGAGGCGCTTCTCCAGTTGCTCCTTCGCGTCGATAAGTTTTGACCAATTGTTGAGCCGCGCATGCCTATAGCGGTCAGTGGTACGGTCTCCGGAGTCCTGGACGGCTTTCTGCAGAATCTGACTGATCTCTTTGGTAGCCAACGCCGTTTGAGTGGGATTGGCCGGCCGACGCGCGGTCCAGACCCAGTCTCGACCATCCAGCAGGACAGCCTCGTCGCGTTTGCGCCAGGTCGCGAATTGCTCGAAATCACCGATTTCCGCGCGTTTGGCGACCAGCTTGTAGTCATTGTCGAAAGTAAGGACGAGCTGGACTTGGTCGCCGACCAACCGGAACTCTTCGGCTGTCAGCTCAGAACGCCCGTCCGGCAACGTTTTCAACCGCGGGACAACGTAAGTCGCCGAGCCAAGGCATCCGTCGATGACGGCTTCGGCGCTGCGCCCGCCTCCTTCTGCTTCGAGTGCTTGCCGCGCTGTCGTCGTCAGTTCGAACGCGATTTCCCTGCGCCGGTGCCATTTCGCGCTACGCGCTGTCTGAATTGCCTGCAGTTCAAAATAGAAGACTTGGCCGTCAGCGGGCCGATTAGCGGGATTGGGATCGAGTGCTCGGGTGAGAAGGTCCACCACTTCCGGTGGTGGGTCGGGATCGACGAGCGCTTGGGCGATGTGGTGGTAGTCCTGAAACTCCTGTTGGGTGACGCATTGCAACAGCGTGGCCGCTAGGCCGTACACGTCGAATCGCGTCGATCCGCGGGAGGCTTGATCGGGCGGCGCCCACGGCCCGGACGTCGCGCCGAGGACGGTGGCATCGCGTACCCCGGCGATCTTGTTTTTGATTTTACTGAGCGCGAAATCGGCTAGAAGTGGAGTTTTCCCATCCCACAACACATTTGCGGGTTTGATGTCGCGATGGAGTACTGACAGCGAGTGCGAATGCGCGAGCGCTGAGGCCAGGGGCAGCGCAACGGACTCAGCGACGTCGTCCCATCCGGGTGGCTCGGCGAAACCTGTTAACCAGGTCTTGATCGTCTCAGGGACCCAGTCGAGGATGACGTAGTAGAGGCCGCGGGCTTGGTCTATCCCGCTGTCGCGGAGCGCCAAGATGTTCGGGTGGCTAAGCGTGCGCAGTGCCGCTGTTTCGCGTTCGAAGTAGATGCGGGACAGATCATCGGATGCCGCAGGAATGACTTTGACCGCGACAGTGCGACCGGCCTGCTGGATGTCGGCGGCCTGGAAGACGTCACCCTGGCCTCCGGCCCGCCGCGTGTTCGCGATCTCCACGTACCGCTCAGCAATCACCTGCATCCAAAGTCCCCGTCCGCTCGACCGGACAGAGGATACTGGCTACTGCCGACAGAGCCGGGCGAACGCGCAGCCACTGCCCGGCAAATGTCGATCCGCGTCTCCGCGGGAGCATCGTCGCCTAGCACCGAGAGCGCGTGAGCAGCCATCACGAAATGCGGGCTGGAGCGCGGCGTGCGCGCCGGCTGTCCCGATTCGTCGATGTAGGCGCGATAGCCAGGTTGGGCCACGTGGGTGAGGCTAGACCTCTCACCGGACAGTAGAAACCGGCTGCTGTGCGTGCCGTGTGGATGGTTTGGGGGTAACTCCGTCTGTCGGCAGCAACAGCTTGTGGATGAATCACAAAGGTGTCATGGTCGGTGCCCTCACAGGCGGTTACCCTGAGAGAGCCGACATGGCTATCTGTTGCGCACCCCGAAGCCGCCAGAAGCTAACAGTTTTCGATGGTGTCTCAGCTGAACTCTTGCATCACGCCGCCGTCTGGACAGGACAGTTGGTTGCACCCCGGTTTCCTACGCTTCTGACATGACATTCGAATGGACACCCGAACTCCAGCTCCAGGCCGCGCAAAACGCCCTCGCCTACGTCTCTATCGTCCAATTCAGTCGAGCGACCAATGACGCCGCCGGCCGCGACGCAGTGCTCACATCGGTGCTCAACGACTTCACCGACGCAGGCGTCTCGGAGGAAGACACCATGTCCCAGCTGTTCTCGGGGCTGGCCACAGTCGCGAACCTCGCCGTGGAGGTAGGGGCCAGGAGGTCCGGCGTGAGCCCCCAGGCCATTCTCGAAGAAATGGGTGCGCTTCTTGCCGAGGTGGGCTAAACCCGCGCTGGCCACGAGAAACCGGCCAGGAGGACCTCGGCCACCACATTGCCGATGACTGCCGACTATGTCGGTGCCGAGCCACGAGCCCTCTGTCTGTGCCCGCCCATCAACCGCTGGTCTTTGCAGCACAGACGGACCAGTTAGTCGCCAGTGCGGAAATGACGACAACAGCATTGAGACGAACGAGCACGGACAGGCGCGCACGATCCCGAAGCCAGAGGACACCGCCGTCGTCGATCCCGTCGGCCGACTCGTGACGTGAACAGCAGAGCGTCGGTGAGCGCACGGTCGCGCCGGCAACATGAAGGCTCAGGTATTCGATATCGGCGACGCCGGATAACCCGGTCCCGCAGCTACGCCGTACGACATCAGCGCGCATCCTGTGCCAGCGTTGATGACCGGCTGGCCACCTGCACGCCGCGTGCCCGCGCTTCCATCCGATGTCAGCCGCGTCGACTATCCTGGAGGGACTCCATGGAAGGTGGTGTTCCGAGTGACCGAGCTGCAGAAGGCCAAGCGCCGGGTGAAGGCCGTGCGGGCGATCCGCCGTAGCACCGAACTTGAAGGTTCCCGCAGCACCAACGCCACGCGCGCCGACCAGGTTGCCTACGCCCGTGGAACCATCACCGCCGCTGAGCTGCGCGATCGCGTTCGGCGCCGGTACAACCTGACGTAACCGAGCCTGGAGTGCCGCATCCCTGGGATACCGGCGATCTCGAACAGAATTGGCGGGGCTATTTCATTCCTGGCACGAACGTTCTGAGGAATCGTGTCGGTGCCCAGACAACGGAGGCGCTGCGGGACGCGGAGAACGATCTCGTCGAGGCACGGGTTATCGAACTTCGCGAGGCCCCCGAAATTCTGGGTGACCGTACATATGATTTGCCGCACCTGCGCGCGATCCACCGTCAGCTCTTTCAAGACCTGTACGTCTGGGCGGGTGATCTGCGGACAGTCGGCATCGAGAAGGGCGGAGAGTCATTCTGTCCCCCGGGCAGCATCAACCAGCCGATGACTCATGTCGCCGCTGAGGTCCACCGGCTCGACCGGCTCAGGGATGTTCCCAAGGCTGAGCTCGCCCGCACCGTCGCCTACCTGTACGACTACGCGAACTTTGCCCATCCCTTTCGCGAGGGCAACGGCCGCTCCACCCGCGAGTTCTTTGACCTGCTCCTCTCAGAACGCGGCGCCGGCCTCGACTGGCAGAAGACCGACCTGACCGAGTTGCACAGCGCATGCCACGCCGCGCGAGCCGAATCCGACCTCTCAGGGCTGGCAGCGATGTTCGCGAGAATTCTCGACGCTGACCCTGCATACGATTTCTGATCGGGCAGGGCGGCTGCCTAGCGTTTTGACTCGACCGCCGCTCGTGGACCTCGGCAATAGCCACGGATCCAGCCGATGCGGCGGCCGTCGCTGAACGCTGAAAAGTGTTGTCGCTGTTAGTGTCCCTTCAGTTCTAGGTCGAAGGGTGATCGTCGGAGTAGCAATGAGATGCTTCTGATCCTCGCTCGGCTCGGGCGGGGTAGCCCTGGACGACCTGGTGGTGATGCGCAGGGCCGAGGAGTCGCGGCCTTGGCCCAGATCGCTCGGACACTCCCCCGCCCAGCCGACACGCCCCAAATACCGGTAACTCTCCATATTCGATTGCGTCGTATTCGACTGTCCTGCTCGGGCTGAGTCGGGTCTTCTCGGCGCGGCTTGCTTGCCTTTTGCGAGCGATTGGCGTTGAACCAGAGCTGCTCTGAGACGACAGCGCGGCACGGAAGCCGTTATTTGCCATGGCTTGTCGTCGCGGGTGTGGAAGCACCCAGAAAACTACCCTGGCAGGGCGTCTTGAGGGCTCTGGTGCTCGCGCTCCGCGGCTTCCTCGTCTGTGGGTTATTGGACCGCTTGGATCACGTAGAGAGTTGCGGTTGCGATGGCTGATATGCCGAGGCCCACTTTGAGGATTCGTTCGGGTAGGCGTGGTTGCAGGCGTGCGCCCAGGTAGCCGCCGATGAGTCCGCCGGCGCCGGCGACGAGTCCGATGGTCCAGTTGGGTGTGATGTGCTGTCCTGCGGTGGCGAGGGCCAGAACGACGTAGGTGATCGCGCCGGCCGCCGAGGTGACGAAGGTTGAGACCAGGGTGGCGGGTGCCACGATGGCGATCGGCAGCCCGCGGCCTACCAGGATGGGGCTGAGCAGTGATCCGCCACCGATGCCGTAGATCCCGCCGATCACGCCGACGGCGGTGGCGAGCGCTACCGTGGAGTAGCGCTGTGGTGGTGTTGCCGGTGGCGAGGCGGTCCCTTGCTTGCTCGGGAGGCAAAGCCAGATCCCCAGTGGCAGAAGGAATGCGGCCACCAAGATACGGAAGGCTTGTGATCCGGGGATCAGGAGTACCCGGATCACCGCACCGATCACGACTCCGGGCAGCG
Above is a genomic segment from Mycobacterium sp. 050128 containing:
- a CDS encoding AAA domain-containing protein; this encodes MQVIAERYVEIANTRRAGGQGDVFQAADIQQAGRTVAVKVIPAASDDLSRIYFERETAALRTLSHPNILALRDSGIDQARGLYYVILDWVPETIKTWLTGFAEPPGWDDVAESVALPLASALAHSHSLSVLHRDIKPANVLWDGKTPLLADFALSKIKNKIAGVRDATVLGATSGPWAPPDQASRGSTRFDVYGLAATLLQCVTQQEFQDYHHIAQALVDPDPPPEVVDLLTRALDPNPANRPADGQVFYFELQAIQTARSAKWHRRREIAFELTTTARQALEAEGGGRSAEAVIDGCLGSATYVVPRLKTLPDGRSELTAEEFRLVGDQVQLVLTFDNDYKLVAKRAEIGDFEQFATWRKRDEAVLLDGRDWVWTARRPANPTQTALATKEISQILQKAVQDSGDRTTDRYRHARLNNWSKLIDAKEQLEKRLEEPITYTHLGGSGHEIVLQAASPPTTAVLDQDRVARATDEAPGKGTPVTIVDIDGTDVTVRVTTRRGGGTVPREGELVRDRTPSRVAIRRQKDALAALRDGSAARPHLRELVLDPSQVQRPEPVAFTPRAADLDDDKKVAISHALGSTDLFLVEGPPGTGKTSFICELVNQYLASRPQDKVLVVSQMHVAIDNAITRLFRSGVTEVVRLSSNDDRVDPEASHLLLSNKLQAWAQAIAERATQGMAELAQREGVQVEHLALALRAEEALSALRKRDTTAALVGPLTAEDRLDNEELSEERVSLLADYRRATERADEVLSSLQTMAAEVGVEVAAKPDEQQLAGLVTQLLGEPDTERRRLHQLVATQGDWLSSLNDPKAAEPMFLPTQSVVAGTCMGFLSNSNIQEMQFDLCIIDEASRATAAELLVPMTRSKRWVMVGDPKQLPPMMEEVLGREHNDLVETYDLDRVFLSTSLFDTLLAEVP
- a CDS encoding DUF3800 domain-containing protein, producing the protein MAQPGYRAYIDESGQPARTPRSSPHFVMAAHALSVLGDDAPAETRIDICRAVAARSPGSVGSSQYPLSGRADGDFGCR
- a CDS encoding Fic/DOC family protein, which produces MPHPWDTGDLEQNWRGYFIPGTNVLRNRVGAQTTEALRDAENDLVEARVIELREAPEILGDRTYDLPHLRAIHRQLFQDLYVWAGDLRTVGIEKGGESFCPPGSINQPMTHVAAEVHRLDRLRDVPKAELARTVAYLYDYANFAHPFREGNGRSTREFFDLLLSERGAGLDWQKTDLTELHSACHAARAESDLSGLAAMFARILDADPAYDF
- a CDS encoding sulfite exporter TauE/SafE family protein, which encodes MLLSFVAGLGVAVLTAPVGVSGAVFLLPIQLTVLHVPSPAVTPTNLLFNIVAIPGALARYRAQAPLNSPLTTVLLIGTLPGVVIGAVIRVLLIPGSQAFRILVAAFLLPLGIWLCLPSKQGTASPPATPPQRYSTVALATAVGVIGGIYGIGGGSLLSPILVGRGLPIAIVAPATLVSTFVTSAAGAITYVVLALATAGQHITPNWTIGLVAGAGGLIGGYLGARLQPRLPERILKVGLGISAIATATLYVIQAVQ